In Kocuria turfanensis, a single genomic region encodes these proteins:
- a CDS encoding ABC transporter permease, which translates to MTWTDMVGSAVASAFRGRIRTVLTVLAVFIGALALTLTSGMGTGVNRYIDETVAAFGDTDALYVQKSQPLLELSTGTGPRAYDPEDTQVATGFGVSFAGLSEEDIAVVEDTRGVASVHPVYNVVPTYLRADGARFQLALGIPVDGEGLQLVAGATAADGADELAIPDSWVADLGFASAEDAVGEVLEVVMTNMAGAEQAFEATVSGVTQASLAGVAMNPLPSTSFNERLYAYQVSGGPEEVAATYIMARAVMEDPAQAPAVQERLEEAGMVASTVEDQLGMFRTVIDAVIWILNTCAVIALLAASLGIVNTLLMSVQERTREIGLMKALGTSGAKVFGLFSLEAVFIGLLGAVLGVTTAVVAGSWVARWLAEGFLAGLPGLSLFVFRAPGIALIAVAVLAIAFAAGTIPAVRAAGKDPITALRHE; encoded by the coding sequence GTGACGTGGACCGACATGGTCGGCTCGGCCGTGGCCAGCGCCTTCCGGGGCCGGATCCGCACGGTGCTGACCGTGCTGGCGGTCTTCATCGGCGCGCTGGCCCTGACGCTGACCTCCGGCATGGGCACCGGGGTGAACCGCTACATCGACGAGACCGTGGCCGCCTTCGGCGACACGGACGCGCTGTACGTGCAGAAGTCGCAACCGCTGCTGGAGCTGTCGACGGGCACGGGCCCACGCGCCTACGACCCGGAGGACACCCAGGTCGCCACCGGGTTCGGGGTGTCCTTCGCGGGTCTGTCGGAGGAGGACATCGCCGTCGTCGAGGACACCCGGGGGGTGGCCTCGGTGCACCCGGTCTACAACGTGGTCCCCACCTATCTGCGCGCCGACGGGGCGAGGTTCCAGCTCGCGCTCGGCATCCCGGTCGACGGCGAGGGCCTGCAGCTGGTCGCCGGAGCCACCGCCGCGGACGGGGCGGACGAGCTGGCGATCCCCGACAGCTGGGTCGCCGACCTGGGCTTCGCCTCGGCGGAGGACGCGGTCGGGGAGGTCCTCGAGGTGGTCATGACGAACATGGCCGGGGCGGAGCAGGCCTTCGAGGCCACGGTCTCGGGGGTCACCCAGGCCAGCCTGGCCGGGGTCGCGATGAACCCGCTGCCCTCGACCTCCTTCAACGAACGTCTCTACGCCTACCAGGTCAGCGGAGGGCCGGAGGAGGTGGCGGCCACCTACATCATGGCGCGGGCCGTCATGGAGGATCCCGCGCAGGCTCCCGCGGTGCAGGAGCGGCTGGAGGAGGCCGGCATGGTCGCCTCCACGGTCGAGGACCAGCTGGGGATGTTCCGCACCGTGATCGACGCCGTGATCTGGATCCTCAACACGTGCGCGGTGATCGCCCTGCTGGCGGCGAGCCTGGGCATCGTCAACACCCTGCTGATGTCCGTGCAGGAGCGCACCCGCGAGATCGGGCTGATGAAGGCCCTGGGCACCAGCGGGGCGAAGGTCTTCGGGCTGTTCTCCCTGGAGGCGGTGTTCATCGGTCTCCTCGGCGCGGTCCTCGGCGTGACCACCGCGGTGGTGGCCGGATCCTGGGTGGCCCGGTGGCTGGCCGAGGGGTTCCTGGCGGGGCTGCCGGGGCTGTCCCTGTTCGTCTTCCGGGCCCCGGGGATCGCCCTGATCGCCGTGGCCGTGCTCGCGATCGCCTTCGCGGCCGGCACGATCCCGGCCGTCCGGGCCGCGGGCAAGGACCCCATCACCGCCCTGCGCCACGAATGA
- a CDS encoding ABC transporter ATP-binding protein has translation MIPAVLQTEDLVKTYGHGAHAFTALRSVSLAIEAGESVAIVGKSGSGKSTLMHLLALLDAPTSGSVAVRGQDAGSLSARELNALRNTMFGFVFQQFFLTPGQTVLENVVLPLKIAGVGRAERRRRGLAVLERLEMAEKAGSRATDLSGGQKQRVAIARALVNDPSVIFADEPTGNLDSATGAVVQDILFELNQERGITAVIVTHDAELAARCDRQVHLRDGRIVDAPAPAPADPLAAVVPADRDEVALGVSGGAR, from the coding sequence ATGATTCCTGCGGTGCTGCAGACCGAGGACCTGGTGAAGACCTACGGCCACGGTGCCCACGCGTTCACGGCTCTCCGCTCGGTGAGTCTGGCGATCGAGGCGGGGGAGTCCGTGGCGATCGTGGGCAAGTCCGGGTCGGGCAAGTCCACCCTGATGCACCTGCTGGCCCTGCTGGACGCCCCGACCTCCGGGTCGGTGGCGGTGCGGGGCCAGGACGCCGGGTCCCTCTCGGCCCGGGAGCTCAACGCACTGCGCAACACGATGTTCGGGTTCGTGTTCCAGCAGTTCTTCCTCACCCCGGGGCAGACGGTGCTGGAGAACGTGGTGCTGCCCTTGAAGATCGCCGGGGTCGGCCGGGCGGAGCGGCGCCGCCGGGGGCTGGCGGTGCTCGAGCGGCTGGAGATGGCGGAGAAGGCCGGCAGCCGGGCCACCGACCTGTCCGGGGGCCAGAAGCAGCGGGTGGCGATCGCCCGGGCGCTGGTCAACGACCCCTCCGTGATCTTCGCCGACGAGCCCACGGGCAACCTCGACTCGGCCACCGGCGCGGTGGTCCAGGACATCCTCTTCGAGCTCAACCAGGAGCGGGGCATCACGGCGGTGATCGTCACCCACGACGCGGAGCTGGCCGCGCGCTGCGACCGCCAGGTGCACCTGCGCGACGGGCGGATCGTGGACGCCCCGGCCCCCGCGCCGGCGGACCCGCTCGCCGCCGTCGTTCCCGCCGACCGGGACGAGGTCGCCCTCGGGGTCTCCGGTGGCGCCCGGTGA
- a CDS encoding NAD-dependent epimerase/dehydratase family protein yields the protein MDHRHLVVGAGPVGRALAHQLVDRGHEVTVVTRSGSATVLGARSLALDASDADALTRAAEGAGVLYNCANPGDYTQWEETWPPLASALLTAAERTGAVYAMTGNLYPYGPVEGPMHEGLPDAATDAKGRLRAAMWRAARTAHEEGRVRAVEVRGSDYIGPGVGSNGHITRVLPAALRGRPVTVLFAKDQPHSFTSPDDVARLLVAAAADETAHGRVWHVPSNPPRTQEQALTDVLRAAGRPPVRVRVLRDPALAGISLVVPVLRELRALSYQWDRPYVLDDAAARRHFGLEPTPWDEVCRTTAHGVPNGR from the coding sequence ATGGACCACCGCCACCTCGTCGTCGGTGCCGGGCCCGTCGGCCGGGCACTGGCGCACCAGCTCGTCGACCGCGGTCACGAGGTGACCGTCGTGACCCGCTCGGGCTCGGCCACCGTGCTCGGCGCCCGGTCGCTGGCGCTCGACGCCTCCGACGCGGACGCCCTGACCCGGGCGGCGGAGGGCGCCGGGGTGCTCTACAACTGCGCCAACCCCGGCGACTACACCCAGTGGGAGGAGACCTGGCCGCCACTGGCGTCCGCGCTGCTCACCGCCGCCGAGCGCACGGGAGCCGTCTACGCGATGACGGGCAACCTGTACCCCTACGGCCCGGTCGAGGGCCCGATGCACGAGGGCCTGCCGGACGCCGCGACGGATGCCAAGGGCCGGCTGCGGGCGGCGATGTGGCGCGCCGCCCGGACCGCCCACGAGGAGGGGCGGGTGCGGGCCGTCGAGGTGCGGGGCTCCGACTACATCGGCCCGGGGGTCGGCTCCAACGGGCACATCACGCGCGTTCTGCCCGCGGCGCTGCGGGGCCGGCCGGTCACGGTGCTGTTCGCCAAGGACCAGCCCCACAGCTTCACCAGCCCCGACGACGTGGCGCGGCTGCTCGTCGCGGCGGCCGCGGACGAGACCGCGCACGGGCGGGTGTGGCACGTGCCCAGCAATCCTCCCCGCACCCAGGAGCAGGCGCTCACCGACGTCCTGCGCGCGGCGGGCCGGCCGCCGGTCAGGGTGCGGGTGCTGCGCGATCCCGCGCTCGCCGGCATCTCCCTGGTCGTCCCCGTGCTGCGGGAGCTGCGCGCCCTGTCCTACCAGTGGGACCGGCCCTACGTGCTCGACGACGCAGCCGCCCGCCGGCACTTCGGCCTCGAGCCCACGCCGTGGGACGAGGTGTGCCGCACCACCGCGCACGGTGTGCCGAACGGGCGCTGA
- a CDS encoding YcnI family copper-binding membrane protein has product MTNTNAPRLITSTSVLAVAAGLTALGLSPAAAHVSATSTSTAAEGYAQVTFSVPNESDTASTNKLELTLPQDTPFASVRVKPVEGWSAEVTEEQLPEPVRIGEGAISEAAATVTWTADEEHAIEPGQFQTFTISVGPLPAEGTTLVLPVTQSYTDGRSVAWDQPAAEGEAEPEHPAPSLTTTAAEADGHGHGTDDSAGETAAAEEASTRASAGTGLGWAGLVAGLLGLLAGVVALVRTRRRD; this is encoded by the coding sequence ATGACGAACACCAATGCCCCGCGCCTGATCACGAGCACGTCCGTCCTGGCCGTCGCCGCCGGGCTGACGGCCCTGGGACTGTCCCCCGCCGCCGCCCACGTCTCGGCCACCTCCACCTCCACCGCCGCGGAGGGCTACGCCCAGGTCACCTTCTCCGTGCCCAACGAGTCCGACACCGCCTCCACGAACAAGCTGGAGCTCACCCTGCCCCAGGACACCCCGTTCGCCTCGGTGCGGGTCAAGCCCGTGGAGGGCTGGAGCGCCGAGGTCACCGAGGAGCAGCTGCCGGAACCGGTCCGGATCGGGGAGGGCGCCATCTCCGAGGCGGCCGCCACCGTCACCTGGACGGCGGACGAGGAGCACGCGATCGAACCGGGCCAGTTCCAGACCTTCACCATCTCGGTCGGCCCGCTCCCCGCGGAGGGGACGACCCTGGTGCTGCCGGTGACCCAGTCCTACACCGACGGCCGCTCCGTGGCCTGGGACCAGCCCGCGGCCGAGGGGGAGGCCGAGCCCGAGCACCCGGCCCCGTCCCTGACCACCACCGCCGCCGAGGCCGACGGCCACGGGCACGGCACCGACGACAGCGCCGGGGAGACCGCCGCGGCCGAGGAGGCCTCCACCCGGGCGTCCGCCGGCACGGGGCTGGGCTGGGCCGGACTGGTCGCCGGGCTGCTGGGGCTGCTCGCCGGGGTCGTCGCCCTGGTGCGCACCCGCCGCCGCGACTGA
- a CDS encoding copper resistance D family protein, translating into MQPTRTGRATPGPHSEEPRAGRVDLALLAALTAMLLTILAAPAAVAHTELPGTGHVAPAAAHGVLVAHHAAQTLVCLGIFAAAGLVVFDLLLLAAPPGTAPGSRRRVRALAGLGVAAAVAGAVASVPATALWQSGAALPALADPVLWRTAIGSDAAVAAALTVAGTVVAVGALPRAAGDRAAPAGRLALGGVALAVTSLVVVGHSRTVEPSWLVVTADAVHVAAGVVWSGGILGLLAVLGRARDLSLHQATATLVRFSTVAAGSVLALTAAGVVLGWRILGGVEDLVSTRYGWLLLLKVLVVAVVVGVAAWNRYVLLPRVRARSDPAARDNLHSALHTEGALLLFVLVLTGVLTSLSP; encoded by the coding sequence ATGCAGCCGACCAGGACGGGCCGGGCCACACCGGGTCCGCACAGCGAGGAGCCGAGGGCCGGCCGGGTGGACCTGGCCCTCCTTGCCGCCCTGACCGCGATGCTGCTGACGATCCTGGCCGCACCGGCCGCCGTGGCCCACACGGAGCTGCCGGGCACCGGGCACGTCGCCCCGGCGGCCGCGCACGGGGTGCTGGTGGCCCACCACGCCGCCCAGACGCTGGTCTGTCTGGGGATCTTCGCCGCGGCCGGTCTGGTCGTCTTCGACCTCCTGCTGCTCGCCGCCCCGCCCGGCACGGCGCCGGGCAGCCGCCGGCGGGTCCGCGCCCTGGCCGGGCTGGGGGTCGCCGCGGCGGTGGCCGGGGCCGTGGCCTCCGTCCCGGCCACGGCGCTGTGGCAGAGCGGAGCCGCCCTGCCGGCCCTGGCCGACCCGGTCCTGTGGCGCACCGCGATCGGCTCCGACGCCGCGGTGGCCGCGGCCCTGACCGTCGCGGGCACGGTCGTGGCCGTGGGCGCCCTCCCCCGGGCTGCGGGCGACCGGGCCGCTCCGGCCGGCCGGCTGGCGCTGGGCGGGGTGGCCCTGGCCGTGACCTCGCTGGTGGTCGTGGGCCACAGCCGCACCGTCGAGCCGAGCTGGCTGGTGGTCACCGCCGATGCGGTGCACGTGGCCGCCGGCGTCGTCTGGAGCGGTGGGATCCTGGGGCTGCTCGCCGTGCTGGGGCGGGCCCGGGACCTCTCCCTCCACCAGGCCACGGCGACCCTGGTGCGGTTCTCCACCGTGGCCGCAGGGTCGGTGCTGGCCCTCACGGCGGCCGGTGTGGTCCTGGGGTGGCGGATCCTGGGCGGCGTCGAGGACCTGGTGTCCACCCGCTACGGCTGGCTGCTGCTGCTCAAGGTCCTCGTCGTCGCCGTCGTGGTCGGCGTCGCCGCCTGGAACCGGTACGTGCTCCTCCCCCGGGTGCGCGCCCGCTCCGACCCGGCGGCACGGGACAACCTGCACTCGGCGTTGCACACCGAAGGGGCCCTGCTGCTGTTCGTCCTGGTGCTCACCGGAGTGCTCACCTCCCTCAGCCCCTGA
- a CDS encoding DUF7144 family membrane protein produces MATTTFDRDTGRQDHSGGAVVGTAAAGIFMVLVGLLHVFQGLVALFNDEFYVYGEEYIFTFDMTGWGLTHLIAGVVLAVTGFALIQGALWAHTLAVVLAGLSIVVSFLWMPFYPLWNIVVIAFDAFVIWAVTTRRRELTRS; encoded by the coding sequence ATGGCGACCACCACGTTCGATCGGGACACCGGCCGACAGGACCACAGTGGCGGCGCGGTGGTCGGGACGGCCGCGGCCGGCATCTTCATGGTCCTGGTCGGGCTCCTGCACGTGTTCCAGGGCCTCGTGGCGCTGTTCAACGACGAGTTCTACGTGTACGGCGAGGAGTACATCTTCACCTTCGACATGACCGGCTGGGGCTTGACCCACCTCATCGCCGGCGTCGTCCTCGCCGTGACCGGCTTCGCCCTGATCCAGGGAGCGCTGTGGGCGCACACGCTCGCGGTCGTCCTCGCCGGTCTGAGCATCGTCGTCAGCTTCCTGTGGATGCCCTTCTACCCGCTGTGGAACATCGTGGTCATCGCCTTCGACGCCTTCGTGATCTGGGCGGTCACCACGCGCAGGCGGGAGCTCACCCGATCCTGA
- a CDS encoding FAD-dependent oxidoreductase — protein sequence MDEMQWDVVVVGGGAAGLSAALLLGRARRRTLVVDAGSPRNRFAEHMHGVLGQEGVPPDRLLERGRDEVSAYGVRIAPGTVQRVDPTGTGVEVTLERGEPVRARAVIVATGMTDELPEIPGLAERWGRTVLHCPYCHGWEVADQRLGVLTTSPLGLHQAQLVRQWSDAVTVFTAGLGPLDAAAEHRLRSRGIDLVASPVVEILGASAAIDAVRTADGTLTAVDALFTAGTPRPHTAFLDHLGLATTDTPMGRFLAVDGTGRTSHDRIWAVGNVTDPALTVPVSVGAGARTGGAVNAALVAEDFDRAAAPGHAAGPAPSEYWEHRYSSAERMWSGRVNQVLAEIAADLEPGRALDLGCGEGADAIWLARHGWTATGIDISGTAIRRATEAARAAEIPAERISFVAADLSALGEEDRYDLVTASFLHSPVALPRAEILRAAARHVAPGGHLLITGHASAPAWAELPPAHGPRFRTPAEEVAELELDPAQWTVRVAETRPRQVTDPQGRPASIDDSVVLLQHHEHCAAGAAAGSGERRR from the coding sequence ATGGACGAGATGCAGTGGGACGTCGTGGTGGTCGGTGGCGGTGCGGCGGGGCTGAGCGCGGCCCTGCTCCTGGGGCGGGCGCGCCGGCGCACGCTGGTGGTGGACGCGGGGAGTCCCCGCAACCGTTTCGCGGAGCACATGCACGGGGTGCTCGGCCAGGAGGGAGTGCCGCCGGACCGGCTGCTCGAGCGCGGGCGGGACGAGGTCTCCGCCTACGGGGTGCGGATCGCCCCCGGGACGGTGCAGCGGGTGGACCCGACGGGGACCGGGGTCGAGGTGACGCTGGAGCGCGGTGAGCCGGTGCGGGCGCGGGCGGTGATCGTGGCGACCGGGATGACCGACGAGCTGCCCGAGATCCCGGGGCTGGCGGAGCGGTGGGGCCGCACCGTGCTGCACTGCCCCTACTGCCACGGCTGGGAGGTCGCCGATCAGCGACTCGGTGTGCTCACGACCTCACCGCTGGGTCTGCACCAGGCCCAGCTCGTGCGGCAGTGGAGCGACGCGGTGACCGTGTTCACCGCGGGGCTCGGGCCCCTGGACGCGGCCGCCGAGCACCGGCTCCGGTCCCGGGGGATCGACCTCGTGGCCTCCCCGGTCGTCGAGATCCTCGGTGCCTCCGCGGCCATCGACGCGGTGCGCACCGCCGACGGCACGCTGACCGCGGTCGACGCCCTCTTCACGGCCGGCACCCCGCGGCCGCACACGGCGTTCCTCGACCATCTCGGCCTCGCCACGACGGACACCCCGATGGGCCGGTTCCTGGCCGTGGACGGGACGGGCAGGACCAGCCACGACCGCATCTGGGCGGTCGGCAACGTCACCGATCCCGCCCTGACCGTCCCTGTGTCCGTCGGCGCGGGCGCCCGCACCGGCGGAGCCGTGAACGCGGCCCTGGTCGCCGAGGACTTCGACCGCGCCGCCGCCCCCGGCCACGCGGCGGGGCCGGCCCCGAGCGAGTACTGGGAGCACCGCTACAGCTCCGCCGAGCGGATGTGGTCGGGGCGCGTCAACCAGGTCCTCGCCGAGATCGCCGCGGACCTGGAGCCGGGCCGCGCCCTGGACCTGGGGTGCGGTGAGGGCGCGGACGCGATCTGGCTCGCCCGGCACGGCTGGACGGCCACCGGCATCGACATCTCCGGCACCGCGATCCGGCGGGCCACCGAGGCCGCCCGGGCCGCGGAGATCCCCGCCGAGCGGATCTCGTTCGTCGCCGCCGACCTCTCGGCCCTGGGCGAGGAGGACCGGTACGACCTGGTCACGGCCAGCTTCCTGCACTCACCGGTCGCCCTGCCCCGCGCCGAGATCCTGCGGGCCGCGGCACGCCACGTCGCGCCGGGCGGGCACCTGCTGATCACCGGCCACGCCTCCGCTCCCGCCTGGGCGGAGCTGCCGCCGGCGCACGGGCCGCGGTTCCGCACGCCCGCCGAGGAGGTCGCGGAGCTGGAGCTCGACCCGGCGCAGTGGACGGTCCGCGTCGCCGAGACCCGTCCCCGGCAGGTCACGGACCCGCAGGGCCGACCGGCGAGCATCGACGACTCGGTCGTGCTCCTCCAGCACCACGAGCACTGCGCGGCAGGCGCCGCCGCGGGCTCCGGGGAGCGGCGCCGCTGA
- a CDS encoding helix-turn-helix domain-containing protein codes for MSGDLDQVGPRLRAARRARGLTLEDMAARAGMSTSTLSRLESGKRQASLELLVPLTRQLGIRIDDLLQPEVRDPRVRRPVVRRDGLTIAPLAPEGAAIHTYKITYPPVDTLPELRVHDGYEWLYVLTGRLRLRLGEQDLVLTRGEAAEFDTHVPHAMSAAGRHPAQVLSIFNGEGVRMHTHLAQP; via the coding sequence ATGAGCGGGGACCTGGACCAGGTCGGGCCACGGCTGCGGGCGGCACGCCGTGCCCGCGGCCTGACCCTGGAGGACATGGCGGCGCGGGCCGGCATGTCCACGAGCACGCTGTCCCGGCTGGAGTCGGGGAAGCGCCAGGCCTCGCTGGAGCTGCTGGTGCCCCTGACCCGGCAGCTGGGGATCCGCATCGACGACCTCCTGCAGCCCGAGGTCCGTGACCCCCGGGTCCGCCGCCCGGTCGTTCGTCGCGACGGACTCACCATTGCCCCGCTCGCCCCCGAAGGGGCGGCCATCCACACCTACAAGATCACCTATCCGCCCGTCGACACGCTGCCGGAGCTGCGGGTGCACGACGGGTACGAGTGGCTCTACGTGCTCACGGGCAGGCTGCGGCTCCGCCTGGGCGAGCAGGACCTGGTCCTCACCCGCGGCGAAGCCGCCGAGTTCGACACCCACGTGCCGCACGCGATGAGCGCCGCGGGCCGACACCCTGCGCAGGTGCTCAGCATCTTCAACGGCGAGGGAGTCCGGATGCACACCCACCTGGCGCAGCCCTGA
- a CDS encoding FAD-binding monooxygenase, with the protein MQFHHHGYVSGDPRVQPAAGVGLHRPEELPEEVDVLIVGTGPAGMIAAAQLSQFPDVTTRIVERRGERLAIGQADGIQARSVETFQAFGFAGRIIEEAYRITEMCFWHPDPEDPSRIARGERPEDDPAGISEFPHLIVNQARVLDYFAEFMAHAPTRMRPDYGYEFRGLERTDDPERPVTVTLVHTTGERAGQEKVVRAKYVVGADGARSRVREAIGARMQGDQAFHAWGVMDVLAVTDFPDIRLKCAIQSGAGGSILLIPREGGHLFRMYVDLGTVSPDDRGAVRRTTIEQIIAKANAIMHPYTVDVRDVAWHSVYEVGHRVTDRFDDVPLEELGTRAPRVFIAGDACHTHSAKAGQGMNVSMQDGFNLGWKLGYVLSGRSPESLLSTYSAERQVIAQNLIDFDKEWSTLMAKKPEEFANPAELADFYVRTAEFPAGFMTQYPPSMLVAEPDHQDLATGFPIGKRFRSAPVVRVADANPLQLGHQHRADGRWRVYAFADAAPGETSALGAWAQWMAESPQSPVATHTPEGADADSVLDVKVVYQQKHVDVDITRVPRLFLPRSGPFQLVDYEKVYAAHPDEDIFEMRGVDRGAGCVVVVRPDQYVAAVLPLEDTNALAGFFRRHLLEVNRQPVA; encoded by the coding sequence ATGCAGTTCCACCATCACGGGTACGTCTCCGGCGACCCGCGCGTTCAGCCTGCTGCAGGTGTCGGTCTCCACCGGCCCGAGGAGCTGCCCGAGGAGGTCGACGTCCTGATCGTCGGCACGGGGCCGGCAGGGATGATCGCGGCGGCGCAGCTGTCGCAGTTCCCCGACGTCACGACCCGGATCGTCGAGCGCCGCGGCGAGCGGCTGGCGATCGGCCAGGCGGACGGCATCCAGGCCCGCAGCGTCGAGACGTTCCAGGCCTTCGGCTTCGCCGGGCGGATCATCGAGGAGGCCTACCGGATCACCGAGATGTGCTTCTGGCACCCGGACCCCGAGGACCCGTCGCGGATCGCGCGCGGGGAGCGGCCGGAGGACGATCCCGCCGGGATCAGCGAGTTCCCGCACCTCATCGTCAACCAGGCGCGCGTGCTGGACTACTTCGCCGAGTTCATGGCGCACGCGCCGACCCGGATGAGGCCGGACTACGGATACGAGTTCCGCGGCCTCGAGCGCACCGACGACCCCGAGCGCCCGGTGACCGTGACGCTGGTGCACACCACCGGGGAGCGGGCGGGGCAGGAGAAGGTCGTGCGGGCGAAGTACGTCGTCGGCGCCGACGGGGCCCGCAGCCGCGTGCGCGAGGCGATCGGGGCCAGGATGCAGGGTGACCAGGCGTTCCACGCGTGGGGCGTCATGGACGTCCTCGCCGTCACCGACTTCCCCGACATCCGCCTGAAGTGCGCCATCCAGTCCGGGGCGGGCGGCAGCATCCTGCTCATCCCCCGTGAGGGCGGGCACCTGTTCCGCATGTACGTCGACCTGGGGACCGTGTCCCCCGACGACCGCGGCGCGGTGCGCAGGACGACGATCGAGCAGATCATCGCCAAGGCCAACGCGATCATGCACCCCTACACCGTGGACGTCCGCGACGTCGCCTGGCACAGCGTCTACGAGGTCGGCCACCGGGTCACCGACCGGTTCGACGACGTGCCCCTGGAGGAGCTCGGGACCCGCGCCCCGCGCGTGTTCATCGCCGGCGACGCCTGCCACACCCACAGCGCCAAGGCCGGGCAGGGGATGAACGTGTCCATGCAGGACGGGTTCAACCTGGGCTGGAAGCTGGGCTACGTCCTGTCCGGCCGCAGCCCCGAGAGCCTGCTGAGCACCTACTCCGCCGAGCGTCAGGTCATCGCGCAGAACCTCATCGACTTCGACAAGGAGTGGTCCACGCTCATGGCCAAGAAGCCGGAGGAGTTCGCGAACCCCGCCGAGCTGGCCGACTTCTACGTGCGCACCGCCGAGTTCCCCGCAGGCTTCATGACCCAGTACCCGCCCTCGATGCTCGTCGCGGAGCCGGACCACCAGGACCTGGCCACGGGCTTCCCGATCGGCAAGCGGTTCCGCTCGGCCCCGGTCGTGCGGGTCGCGGACGCGAACCCGCTGCAGCTGGGGCACCAGCACCGGGCCGACGGCCGGTGGCGGGTGTACGCCTTCGCCGACGCCGCCCCCGGCGAGACGTCCGCGCTGGGCGCCTGGGCGCAGTGGATGGCCGAGTCGCCGCAGTCCCCGGTCGCGACCCACACCCCCGAGGGCGCCGACGCCGACAGCGTCCTGGACGTCAAGGTCGTCTACCAGCAGAAGCACGTCGACGTCGACATCACCCGGGTGCCCCGGCTGTTCCTGCCCCGCAGCGGGCCGTTCCAGCTCGTCGACTACGAGAAGGTCTACGCCGCCCACCCGGACGAGGACATCTTCGAGATGCGCGGCGTCGACCGCGGCGCCGGGTGCGTCGTCGTGGTGCGTCCCGACCAGTACGTCGCCGCGGTCCTCCCGCTGGAGGACACGAACGCACTGGCCGGCTTCTTCCGCCGGCACCTGCTGGAGGTGAACCGCCAGCCGGTGGCGTAG